Genomic segment of Streptosporangium sp. NBC_01755:
TCCCGATGCCCGCCGGGGGTGGTCCCACATAGGGTGAGCGGGTGTCTTTCATATCCGACCTACGCGTGGTCCTGGAAGGTCGAGACTTCCGGAGGCTGTACGGGACTCGTCTCGTCTCGCAGTTCTCCGACGGGATCTTCCAGTTCGCCGTGGCCGGATTCGCGTTCTTCAGCCCGGAGAAGAGCACGAGCGCGGTGGAGATCGCCGCCGGCCTGGCCGTGCTGCTGCTGCCGTACTCGATCCTGGGCCCCTTCGCCGGGGTGTTCATCGACCGCTGGTCACGGCGGCAGATCCTGGTCATCGCGCCGCTGGTCCGCGGGCTGCTGCTGCTCGCGACCGCGGCGCTCGTCGCCGCGGACGCCCCTGACGCGATCTTCTACGCCGCCGCACTCGGCGTGCTCGGGGTGAACCGGTTCTTCCTGGCCGCTCTGGGGGCCTCGCTGCCGCACGTCGTACCGGCCGACCGGCTGATGGTGGCCAACGCGGTCACCCCGACCTCGGGAACCGTGCTCACCTTCGTGGGCGTGGGCGCCGGCTACCTCCTCCGGGCGATCTTCGGCTCCGACCACCGGGGCACAGCGGTGCTGCTGGTCGTCTCCGGCCTCATCTTCGGGCTCAGCGCGCTCATCGCCAGGACCATGGACAGACGGCTGCTCGGCCCCGCCTACGACCCCGACCGGCCACAGGCCCGCAAGGCGGTGCGCCACGTGCTGAGCGGCCTGATCGACGGCGCGCGGTACCTCGTCCGCCACCGGGCCGCCGCCGCGGCGATGGGCGCGATGACCACCCACCGTTTCGTGTACGGCATGTGCACGGCGATGCTCGTGATGCTGTCGCGCTACTACTTCGCCGAGAACGCCGAGGACGCGCTGAACGCGGTCTCCGTCGTGGTCGCCACCTCCGGGCTCGGCTACTTCCTGGCCATCCTGGTCACGCCCTGGGCCACCGAGCGCTTCGGCATCGAGCGGTGGGTCCCGGCCATGCTGGTCACCGCCGGAGTGCTGACGTTCGCACTCTGCGCGCCGTTCCAGCAGTGGGGGTTCGCGGCCGCGGGCCTCGTGCTCGGCATCGCCGGGCAGAGCATCAAGATCTGCGCCGACACCGCGGTCCAGCGGGACGTCGAGGACGCCTACCTGGGCCGGGCCTTCTCCATCTACGACATGCTCTTCAACGGCGGCTACGTGCTGGCCGCCGCCCTGGCGGCGGCGCTGCTCCCGCCGAACGGCAGATCGACGCTCGTGCTGGTGGTCATCGCCGCCGGATATCTCGCGGGCGCGGTGGCATACCGGGTCGTCACGCCTGCCCGAGTGATCGAGCCGCTGCCGTCATCGCCGTCGTGACCGTCTCCAGGTCGTCGTCGCCGATCGCGTAGGGCGGCATCGCGTAGAGCAGGCGGCCGAACGGGCGGAGCCAGACGCCGTGCCGCATGACGACGTCCTGGACGACGGGGACGTCGACGGGCTCGCGGGTCTCGATCACCCCGATCGCGCCGAGGACCCGCACCTCCCGCACACCCGGCGCCTCCGCGGCACCCGCCAGGCCCGTGAGAAGACCGGCCTCGATCCGGCGGACCTCCTCGCGCCACGGGCGTTCCTCCAGGAGCTCCAGGGAGGCGTTCGCGACCGCCGCGGCCAGCGGGTTGCCCATGAAGGTCGGCCCGTGCATCAGCACCCCGACCCCCCGGGCCACCCGCTCGGTGCACAGCGTCGCGGCCAGCGACAGGTAACCGCCGGTCAACGCCTTGCCCAGGCACATGATGTCGGGCCTGATCCCGGCGTGGTCGCAGCCGAACAGCTCTCCGGTCCTGCCGAATCCGGTGGCGATCTCGTCGGCGATCAGCAGGACGCCGTGCTCGTCGGCCAGCTCACGGAGCAGGCGCAGGTAGGCCGGGTGGTAGAAGTGCATGCCGCCCGCCCCCTGGACCACCGGCTCCACGATGATCGCGGCCAGCTCGTGGGCATGCCTGGCGATAAGGTCCGCCAGCCGGGCCGCGTAGACCTCGTCGTACTCGCGCGGCGGCCGGTCGGCGAACACGTGCTCGGGCAGCACGCCGGAGAACAGGTGGTGCATGCCGTTGACCGGGTCGCAGACCGACATCGCCCCGAAGGTGTCGCCGTGGTAGCCGCCCCTGACCGTGAGCAGCCGCCCCCTGCCGGTGAGCTGGAACGCCATCTTGATCGCGACCTCGACGGCGACCGACCCCGAGTCGGCGAGGAACACCTTCGGCAGACCGGTCATGGCGGCGAGCCTGCGGGCCAGCCGCACGGCGGGCTCGTGGGTGAGCCCGCCGAACATGACGTGCGCCATGTCATCCAGCTGCTCTCTCAGCGCCCGGTTGAGCCCGGGGTGGTTGTAGCCGTGGATGGCCGCCCACCACGACGACATGCCATCGATGAGCTCGCGCCCGTCGGCGAGCGTCAGCCGCACCCCGTCCGCGCGGGAGACCACGTGCGGCGCCACCGGCTGGGGCAAGGCCGCGTAGGGGTGCCACACGTGCTCGCGGTCGAGTGCGGCGACGCGGCCGTGCGGGATCACGCCATCCGGGCCGGCGGACGCGGCCCGGTCAGGGGTCCCGCTCAGGGGTTCACCCCGGCGTCCGGCACGTTGGCCCGCGCCCACTCGCGGAGGGCGTCCGCGGCGGCCTCCTTGCCGAGCACCCCCTGGTCCAGGCGCATCTCCAGTAGGAATTTGTAGGCGCGGCCCACGACCGGTCCCGGTGGGACGCCGAGGATCTGCTGGATCTCGTTGCCGTCGAGCTCGGGGCGGATCTTGCCGAGCTCCTCCTCCTCGGCCAGCCGGGCGATGCGCTCCTCCAGCTGGTCGTAGGTCCGCGACAGGACCTGGGCCTTGCGCCGGTTGCGGGTGGTGCAGTCGGCGCGGGTCAGCTTGTGCAGGCGCTCAAGCAGGTGCCCGGCGTCGCGGACGTAGCGGCGCACGGCCGAGTCGGTCCACTCGCCCGTGCCGTACCCGTGAAAGCGCAGATGCAGCT
This window contains:
- a CDS encoding adenosylmethionine--8-amino-7-oxononanoate transaminase — its product is MIPHGRVAALDREHVWHPYAALPQPVAPHVVSRADGVRLTLADGRELIDGMSSWWAAIHGYNHPGLNRALREQLDDMAHVMFGGLTHEPAVRLARRLAAMTGLPKVFLADSGSVAVEVAIKMAFQLTGRGRLLTVRGGYHGDTFGAMSVCDPVNGMHHLFSGVLPEHVFADRPPREYDEVYAARLADLIARHAHELAAIIVEPVVQGAGGMHFYHPAYLRLLRELADEHGVLLIADEIATGFGRTGELFGCDHAGIRPDIMCLGKALTGGYLSLAATLCTERVARGVGVLMHGPTFMGNPLAAAVANASLELLEERPWREEVRRIEAGLLTGLAGAAEAPGVREVRVLGAIGVIETREPVDVPVVQDVVMRHGVWLRPFGRLLYAMPPYAIGDDDLETVTTAMTAAARSLGQA
- a CDS encoding MFS transporter, giving the protein MSFISDLRVVLEGRDFRRLYGTRLVSQFSDGIFQFAVAGFAFFSPEKSTSAVEIAAGLAVLLLPYSILGPFAGVFIDRWSRRQILVIAPLVRGLLLLATAALVAADAPDAIFYAAALGVLGVNRFFLAALGASLPHVVPADRLMVANAVTPTSGTVLTFVGVGAGYLLRAIFGSDHRGTAVLLVVSGLIFGLSALIARTMDRRLLGPAYDPDRPQARKAVRHVLSGLIDGARYLVRHRAAAAAMGAMTTHRFVYGMCTAMLVMLSRYYFAENAEDALNAVSVVVATSGLGYFLAILVTPWATERFGIERWVPAMLVTAGVLTFALCAPFQQWGFAAAGLVLGIAGQSIKICADTAVQRDVEDAYLGRAFSIYDMLFNGGYVLAAALAAALLPPNGRSTLVLVVIAAGYLAGAVAYRVVTPARVIEPLPSSPS